The Pantoea phytobeneficialis genome has a segment encoding these proteins:
- a CDS encoding class I SAM-dependent methyltransferase: MLASALTLMRAKANFVHQFIRNPRKMGSITPSSAALCRTMTDAVNWDRSLRIAELGAGDGVLTRQILQRMSPQAQLDVFEISPELVKTLRALPDDRMQVRACSAEYLSGEYDAIFSGLPLLSLPVATRDAILQAVHDALGPRGVFVQFQYTSLTQPSLSRYFTWQRQRVLKNVPPAWVYRCTRHYAP, translated from the coding sequence ATGTTGGCTTCAGCCCTGACGTTAATGCGCGCCAAAGCAAATTTTGTTCATCAGTTCATTCGCAACCCCCGCAAAATGGGCAGCATCACGCCCTCCTCCGCGGCATTATGTCGAACCATGACCGATGCGGTTAACTGGGATCGTAGCCTGCGTATTGCTGAATTGGGTGCGGGCGATGGGGTGCTGACGCGACAGATTCTGCAACGCATGTCGCCACAGGCCCAACTGGATGTGTTTGAAATCAGCCCGGAGTTGGTGAAGACGTTACGTGCTTTACCGGATGATCGTATGCAGGTACGCGCCTGTTCGGCGGAATATCTGTCCGGTGAATATGATGCGATTTTTTCCGGCCTGCCGCTGCTGTCACTGCCGGTAGCGACCCGAGACGCCATCCTGCAAGCCGTGCATGATGCGCTGGGACCGCGCGGCGTCTTCGTACAATTTCAGTACACTTCGCTCACGCAACCCAGCTTGTCCCGTTATTTCACCTGGCAGCGCCAGCGGGTGCTAAAAAACGTGCCACCCGCCTGGGTTTATCGCTGCACCCGTCATTACGCGCCCTGA
- the exaC gene encoding acetaldehyde dehydrogenase ExaC, with amino-acid sequence MRYAAPGEQGSLIRLQKRYGNFINGEFVAPVNGNYFVNTSPINASSIGEFPRSDREDIDNAVAAAHAAAEAWGKTSPQARSLVLLKIADRLEENLEYLAVNETWDNGKPVRETLAADMPLAVDHFRYFAGCVRAQEGTASEIDEFTASYHFHEPLGVVGQIIPWNFPLLMAAWKLAPALGAGNCVVLKPAEQTPLSITLFLDLIKDLVPPGVINVVHGYGKEAGEALASHPGIAKIAFTGSTATGGHILELAAKSLIPSTVELGGKSPNIFFEDIMQAEESFIEKAAEGVVLGFLNQGEVCTCPSRALVQESIFEPFMAAVMKRIKTIKRGNPLDTETMIGAQASQQQFDKILSYLEIAQREGAEVLHGGGIESVGEEFASGYYIQPTLLKGSNSMRVFQEEIFGPVVGILTFKDEAEAIALANDSMYGLGAGVWTRDINRAYRMGRAIKAGRVWTNCYHLYPAHAAFGGYKKSGIGRETHKMMLDHYQQTKNLLVSYSTQPLGFF; translated from the coding sequence ATGCGTTACGCTGCACCTGGAGAACAAGGTTCTCTGATTAGACTCCAAAAACGCTATGGCAACTTTATCAACGGTGAGTTTGTGGCACCGGTGAACGGTAACTACTTCGTCAACACCTCGCCGATTAATGCCTCGTCGATTGGCGAGTTTCCGCGCTCCGACCGTGAGGATATTGATAATGCTGTCGCTGCCGCCCATGCCGCCGCAGAGGCCTGGGGCAAAACCTCCCCGCAGGCACGTTCCCTGGTACTGTTGAAGATCGCCGATCGGCTGGAGGAAAACCTCGAATATCTGGCGGTGAATGAAACCTGGGATAACGGTAAACCGGTGCGTGAAACCCTCGCTGCCGATATGCCGCTGGCGGTGGACCATTTCCGCTATTTCGCCGGTTGTGTGCGCGCACAGGAAGGCACCGCTTCGGAGATTGATGAGTTCACGGCGTCTTACCACTTCCACGAGCCGCTGGGCGTGGTAGGGCAGATTATCCCGTGGAATTTCCCGTTGCTGATGGCTGCGTGGAAACTGGCTCCGGCACTTGGGGCGGGAAACTGCGTGGTGCTGAAACCGGCAGAACAGACGCCGCTATCCATCACCCTGTTCCTTGATTTGATCAAAGACCTGGTCCCGCCGGGAGTGATCAATGTGGTGCATGGCTACGGTAAAGAAGCCGGTGAAGCGCTGGCATCGCACCCGGGTATCGCCAAAATCGCCTTTACCGGTTCAACCGCCACCGGTGGCCATATTCTTGAACTGGCGGCGAAAAGCCTGATCCCGTCCACCGTCGAACTGGGCGGTAAATCACCCAATATCTTCTTCGAAGATATTATGCAGGCCGAGGAGAGCTTTATTGAGAAAGCGGCGGAAGGGGTGGTGCTGGGCTTCCTTAATCAGGGCGAAGTCTGTACCTGCCCGTCACGCGCGCTGGTACAGGAATCGATTTTCGAACCCTTTATGGCGGCGGTGATGAAACGCATCAAAACCATTAAACGTGGCAACCCGCTCGACACCGAAACCATGATCGGTGCACAGGCGTCACAGCAGCAGTTCGACAAAATCCTCTCCTATCTGGAAATTGCCCAACGTGAGGGGGCTGAGGTGCTGCACGGCGGTGGCATCGAGAGTGTCGGAGAAGAGTTCGCCAGCGGTTACTATATTCAGCCGACGCTGCTGAAAGGCAGCAACAGCATGCGGGTGTTTCAGGAAGAAATCTTTGGCCCGGTGGTCGGCATCCTGACCTTTAAAGATGAAGCCGAAGCTATCGCCTTAGCCAATGATTCCATGTATGGCCTGGGTGCGGGCGTCTGGACACGCGATATCAACCGGGCTTACCGGATGGGACGCGCGATTAAAGCCGGCCGCGTCTGGACCAACTGTTATCATCTCTACCCGGCACATGCGGCGTTTGGCGGCTACAAAAAATCGGGAATTGGCCGTGAAACCCACAAAATGATGCTCGATCATTATCAGCAAACCAAAAACCTGCTGGTGAGTTACAGCACCCAACCACTCGGTTTCTTCTGA
- a CDS encoding ABC transporter substrate-binding protein has translation MRMKSLVVAASLLVSALTQFSTQAADAPLKMHASLHAQLPEKIRSSKTLNLVTDAHYPPCESFAEDNKTMVGFEPDLWDAIGQVLGIKVKPVSIDFAGLIPGVKSGRYDVAMECISDSAEREKQVSFVNYAYATSEVYTLATEKSITNDPLTLCGLKVGVQTGTDFEKAISEIYTPNCTKNGKPAIEQVTLPSADAVLLGLYSGRVDFVLNDAASVDDIKQKAPHPIRTVQMPLMPKYYLGIVVAKENTQLAEVLLKALNVLHETGTYDKIMEKWDLEAMKLDKPGINLTSTQPL, from the coding sequence ATGAGAATGAAAAGTCTGGTTGTTGCTGCATCGCTGTTGGTTTCTGCACTGACGCAATTTTCCACGCAGGCCGCCGATGCGCCACTCAAAATGCATGCCTCCCTGCATGCGCAGTTACCCGAAAAAATCCGTAGCAGCAAAACCCTCAATCTGGTCACTGATGCTCACTACCCGCCGTGCGAATCCTTCGCGGAAGACAATAAAACCATGGTCGGCTTTGAGCCGGACCTGTGGGACGCGATCGGCCAGGTGCTGGGTATCAAAGTCAAACCGGTTTCGATCGATTTCGCCGGGCTGATACCGGGCGTAAAAAGCGGTCGTTATGACGTGGCAATGGAGTGTATCTCCGACAGCGCCGAACGTGAAAAGCAGGTGTCGTTTGTTAACTACGCCTACGCCACCAGCGAGGTGTATACGCTGGCGACCGAAAAATCCATCACCAACGATCCGCTGACCCTGTGCGGCCTGAAAGTGGGCGTGCAAACCGGTACCGATTTCGAAAAAGCCATCAGCGAGATCTACACCCCGAACTGCACCAAAAACGGCAAACCGGCGATCGAACAGGTGACGCTGCCGTCGGCTGATGCGGTCCTGCTCGGTCTCTATTCGGGCCGGGTGGATTTTGTGTTGAACGATGCCGCCTCGGTGGATGACATCAAGCAAAAAGCCCCGCATCCCATTCGCACCGTGCAGATGCCACTGATGCCGAAATACTACCTCGGTATTGTGGTGGCGAAAGAGAACACCCAACTGGCGGAGGTGCTGCTGAAGGCGCTTAACGTGCTGCATGAAACCGGCACCTACGACAAGATCATGGAGAAGTGGGATCTGGAGGCGATGAAGCTGGATAAACCCGGCATCAACCTCACCAGCACACAGCCATTATGA
- a CDS encoding FAD-dependent oxidoreductase, which translates to MSGGRQCDVLVIGSGGAALSAALRAAVGGLSVLVLEKSAWLGGTTAMSGGATWVPANHHALAAGLADSSQEALDYLRASAPEGWQASEDTLWQALAQQAPLMLAFVEQHSALRFALTPEGDPLWPLPGAKQQGRMLAPMPLQPQRPWRLRPTPLPRLFSYHELLTSDLWHQPIRTYLRALPRLLRRQWRGELTKGAALVAGLLDGCQAAGCEFITEAAVQGLLMRGSHQVTGVRYRHQGEEREIEARCGVVIASGGFEWDAQQRQQHFPGPYDFIASPRDNSGDGQRMAESAGAQLAHMDQANIGGGIPAAPGQPWSGLSVFFHYEPNAILVDRHGQRFTNEFVFNLGAALDARDAQGLPRHLPVWLISDARLLRRAPLLRYYRWRTPGWLRQAATLTQLAQQLALPAGALEASVARFNHSCARGIDEDFSRHLSAAHGKADRRLQGGLAAICHAPFIAIPFNRTFLATKGGPRTDASGNVLHRDGRPLAGLYCAGAAMANPIGSKAVSAGTTLGPNLTWGYICGSSLLARRQALTEEARLCTA; encoded by the coding sequence ATGAGTGGGGGTCGCCAGTGTGATGTGCTGGTGATCGGTTCCGGTGGTGCGGCGCTAAGCGCCGCACTGCGGGCGGCGGTGGGCGGTTTGTCGGTACTGGTGCTGGAAAAAAGCGCCTGGTTGGGCGGCACCACAGCGATGTCTGGCGGGGCCACCTGGGTGCCAGCCAACCATCACGCCCTGGCCGCCGGCCTGGCCGATTCATCACAAGAGGCGCTCGATTATCTGCGTGCCAGTGCGCCTGAAGGTTGGCAGGCGAGCGAGGACACGCTCTGGCAGGCGCTGGCGCAGCAAGCTCCGTTGATGCTGGCGTTTGTCGAGCAGCACAGCGCATTGCGTTTCGCCCTGACGCCAGAGGGCGATCCACTGTGGCCGCTGCCGGGAGCCAAACAGCAGGGGCGGATGCTGGCACCCATGCCGTTGCAACCGCAACGTCCGTGGCGCTTACGTCCCACGCCGTTACCGCGCCTGTTTTCCTACCACGAACTGCTGACGAGTGACCTCTGGCATCAGCCGATACGGACGTATCTGCGCGCGTTGCCGCGTCTGCTCCGGCGACAGTGGCGTGGGGAACTGACCAAAGGCGCGGCGCTGGTGGCCGGGTTGCTTGATGGCTGTCAGGCGGCGGGCTGCGAGTTTATCACTGAGGCAGCGGTGCAGGGCTTACTGATGCGCGGTAGCCATCAGGTCACGGGCGTGCGTTACCGGCATCAGGGCGAGGAACGGGAGATTGAGGCGCGTTGTGGCGTAGTGATCGCCAGCGGCGGTTTCGAGTGGGATGCGCAGCAACGGCAGCAGCATTTCCCAGGTCCGTATGATTTTATCGCCAGCCCCCGCGATAACAGCGGCGATGGGCAGCGTATGGCGGAAAGCGCAGGTGCGCAGTTGGCGCATATGGATCAGGCCAATATCGGGGGCGGTATACCCGCCGCGCCAGGCCAGCCGTGGAGCGGGTTGTCTGTTTTCTTCCATTACGAACCCAACGCCATTCTGGTCGATCGCCACGGTCAGCGTTTCACCAATGAATTTGTTTTTAACCTCGGTGCGGCGCTGGATGCGCGTGATGCGCAGGGGTTGCCGCGCCATCTGCCGGTCTGGCTGATCAGCGACGCTCGTTTGCTACGCCGGGCACCGCTGCTGCGTTACTACCGCTGGCGTACACCGGGTTGGCTGCGGCAGGCCGCGACGCTGACGCAACTGGCGCAACAACTGGCGTTGCCTGCGGGTGCACTGGAGGCCAGCGTGGCGCGGTTTAACCACAGTTGCGCCCGGGGCATTGATGAAGATTTTTCCCGTCATCTGAGTGCTGCGCATGGCAAAGCTGACCGGCGCTTGCAGGGGGGATTAGCGGCGATCTGCCATGCCCCGTTTATCGCCATACCGTTCAACCGCACCTTCCTTGCCACCAAAGGCGGGCCGCGTACCGATGCCAGCGGTAATGTGCTGCATCGCGATGGTCGGCCACTGGCGGGCTTGTATTGTGCCGGGGCGGCGATGGCTAATCCGATCGGCAGCAAAGCGGTCAGCGCAGGCACCACGCTCGGGCCCAACCTGACCTGGGGCTATATCTGCGGTTCGTCGCTGCTGGCACGCCGTCAGGCATTAACCGAGGAGGCAAGATTATGCACAGCGTAA
- a CDS encoding SDR family NAD(P)-dependent oxidoreductase, with protein MHSVKTALITGGSRGVGLCIARELARQGYAIALLVRSDVEAAQHAVDKLTAQGARAAFWRVDITDRPAVQQVLDEVVNVLGAPSLLVNNAGSTAAAPLLELRDEQWQQVLNTQLTGTFVMSVETVRRMAPGGVIINIAGASAHRCYPNAGAFGPSKAGVVNLTAQMSIEWAPRGIRVCGISPGPIRDPDSHWATQEPLLAQEVARLPLQRPVSSDEVARSVAFLATTASFTGQMLILDSGGLNTWYMTEQEAR; from the coding sequence ATGCACAGCGTAAAAACCGCGCTGATTACCGGCGGTTCACGCGGTGTCGGCCTGTGTATTGCCCGCGAACTGGCGCGGCAGGGCTATGCCATCGCGCTGCTGGTGCGCAGCGATGTCGAGGCGGCGCAACACGCGGTGGACAAACTGACGGCGCAGGGCGCGCGGGCGGCTTTCTGGCGGGTCGATATCACCGATCGCCCGGCGGTGCAGCAGGTTCTCGACGAGGTGGTCAACGTGCTTGGCGCACCGAGTCTGCTGGTCAATAACGCCGGATCAACTGCGGCGGCTCCGTTGCTGGAACTGCGCGATGAACAGTGGCAGCAGGTGCTGAATACCCAGCTAACCGGCACCTTTGTGATGAGTGTCGAAACGGTGCGGCGCATGGCACCCGGTGGAGTGATTATCAATATCGCCGGTGCGTCTGCCCATCGTTGCTACCCCAATGCGGGTGCCTTTGGTCCGTCGAAGGCGGGCGTGGTGAATCTGACGGCGCAAATGTCGATTGAATGGGCACCTCGCGGTATCCGCGTGTGCGGCATCAGTCCGGGACCGATTCGTGACCCGGATAGTCACTGGGCTACCCAGGAGCCACTGCTGGCGCAGGAGGTGGCGCGCTTGCCGCTGCAACGTCCGGTCAGCAGTGATGAGGTGGCGCGCAGCGTGGCATTTCTGGCCACCACGGCCTCTTTCACCGGCCAGATGCTGATCCTCGACAGCGGTGGCCTGAATACCTGGTACATGACCGAACAGGAGGCGAGATGA